The Haloplanus natans DSM 17983 DNA segment AACGAGGCGCGCAGGCGCGGGTCCATGCCGGTGGCGAACATGTGGTGGGCCCAGACGCCGAAGGAGAGCACGCCGATGGCGAGCGTGGAGTAGACGACGAATTTGAACCCGAACAGCCGACGCCCGGAGAACCGCGGGAGGACGTAGCTAACGATGCCCATGGGGGGCAAGACGAGGATGTACACCTCCGGGTGACCGAAGAACCAGAACAGGTGTTGCCAAAGCATCGTCCCGCCGGCCTCGATGGCGAAGAAGCTGGTTCCGAGGTTGCGGTCCAGCAGAAGCATGATCAGCGCGCTTCCCAGGAGGGGGAAGGCAAAGAGGATCAGCCCGGACTGGGTGAGGATGGTCCACGAGAAGATGTCGAGGTTCGCCCAGGTGACTTCCTCCGCACGCTCGGTGAGGATGGTCGCGATGAAGTTGATCGACCCCATCGTCGCCGAGACGCCGGTGAGGTGGAGGCCGAGGATCATGAGGTCGACGCCGGCGTTGGCCTGATTGCCAGCCCCGGCGCCCGTCGAGAGTGGCGTATAGAGCGTCCACGCCGTCTGGGCCGGGATGATATCACCGAGCGGGAAAAAGCCCGCCCAGATGAGGAGCGCACCCGGCGGCAGGAGCCAGAACGCGATGGCGTTGATCCGCGGGAACGCCATGTCGTCCGCATCGATGAGCAAGGGGACTAGGTAGTTCGCGAACGCCGCGATGATGGGCGTTCCGAACAGGAACAGCATGGTGATCCCGTGACTCGTCAGCAACGAGTTGTAGAACGTGTTCGACAGGAGCGTCATCCCGGGATCGAGCAGTTCGATCCGCATCAGCATGATCATCAGGCCGCCGACGACGAAGGCGATGACGCCGTAGAGGCCGTACAGCATACCGATGTCCTTGTGGTCGACCGTCGTCAGCCAGCGACTGATACCGGCCGGTTTCTCCCGTGAGACGTACCCCGATTCGCCGGCCGCCCCGCCACTTCCCAGTGGCGTGTACGACCGCCAGTCTTCGATCCGCGCGAGCCACGCGGCGATGATCACGAGGAAGAGCCCCATGAGCACCGTCAACGCTAACTGTCCGGTGATCTGCATGGACGTTGCTCAGGAACGCAGGGTTAAGAAATATTCGGGTACGCGCCGGGAAATCGCGGCATCCGCGCAGGGCTCGGCGCCCCCGAAACCGGGCCGCGCCGCGACCCCTCACTCCTCGTGTTCGTCTTCGATCGGTTCGGCTCCGTCGACCGTCGCGCCGCCCGGCAGGTACACCGGGGCGGTTTTCTCCGCCGTCGCGATGGCCTTCCCCGACAGATACGTCAGGATGGCCAGCAGGACGAATGGAGCGAGCAACAGCGCGACTTGAAGGATGCGCCCTCCCAAATCGACTCCGAACGGGTTGTACACGACGTATCCGACAAAGAAAAAGAGGAGGATGAACAGCGGCACGAAGTTCACCGTCAGATCGAGGAGGGTGTCCCGATCGAACACGTTTATCGCCATAGTGGAGAACAAACACAGGCCGAACAAATAGGTTTCCATCGGAACGGATCGTGGCACCGGGGCGGCCCCGTCGGCGCCGACGGGAGTCTCAGATCGTCTCGCGTTTCGGCACGAACAGTTCACCGGCGATGCCGGCCACGGCGAGGAGTGCGCCGGCCGTGATGATGGCGTACCCGCGTGTCACGAGGTTCACCTCGGTGAACGCGAGGACGCCGCCGACGACGAACAGCAGGCCGGCAAAGGCAACGAGCGGTCGCCACGCCGTCTTTGCGTAGCCCGACTCCCGAATCATGCCGGTCAGGCTCCCACAGAACAGGAGCAGACCGCCGACGGCGACGACGAACACGTCGAACAGGATGCCGAGTTCCGCGACGGGGATGCCGAACGCCACGAAGATGGGCCACGGACTCGCCATCCGATACTGATCGCTTAGCCCAGGTTGATCGTCCATACTGGTCGTAGCGACCGGATCGTAGAAAACGCTTCGACCCGTCCGTCCGATCGGCCGATCGCTCACTTCAGGCGACGTTGACACCGTGACGGGCGAGAAACTGGCCAACGTCCTTGATCTCGACCGGACTGCCGACGATCCGACACATCCCCTCCCCGGTGGTGAAGACGCTGACGGCGAACTCGGATTCGATATCGCCCCGAATGCCGTCCAGCGATTCGCACGGCACCACGATCTGCGTGCTGTCTCGCAACCGCTCGGGGCCCGACATCGGTGTAGTTGTTTCGGTACCCCGATATAACCGTGTCGAAAGTCTATCACTTGCGTGATCGCGACGGGCCGAAAGGACAGGTTTTTCGACGCCGCCGGCCGAGGGTCGGGTGATGGGTCTGGAGGAGGAGATCGAGGACCTCCGCGAGGAGATCACCAACACGCCGTACAACAAGTCGACCGAACAGCATATCGGCCGGCTGAAGGCGAAGCTCGCGGAAAAAAAGGAGAAACTCGAACGGCAGGCCTCCTCGGGCGGCGGTCAGGGCTACGCCGTCGAGAAGACGGGCGACGCCACCGTCGGCCTGGTCGGCTTCCCCAGCGTCGGCAAGTCGACCCTGCTCAACGCCCTCACGAACGCCGAGAGCGAAGTCGGCGAGTACGAGTTCACCACCCTCAACGTGAACCCGGGGATGCTCAAGTACAACGGCGCGAACATTCAGATGCTCGACGTGCCGGGGCTGATCGAGGGGGCCGCCGGCGGCCGCGGCGGCGGGCAGGAAGTCCTCTCGGTCGTCCGGACGACCGATCTCGTCGTCTTCATGCTCTCGGTGTTCGAAATTCAGCAGTACGACCGGCTCCGCGAGGAGCTGTACGCCAACAAGGTGCGACTGGACACCTCACCACCGAACCTCTCCATCTCCAAGACCGGCAAGGGTGGCCTGCGCGTGACGACCACCGACGACGTGGCACTGGACGAGGGGACGATCAAGAGCGTCCTGCGCGAACACGGCTACGTCAACGCCGACGTGACGGTCCGCGGGGACTGCACCATCGACGAACTCATCGACGGCATCCAGGACAACCGGGTCTACCTCCCCTCCATCGTCGCGGTCAACAAGGCCGATCTGATCGACAAGGACTACCTTCCGACGGTAGAGGAGAACCTCCGTGATCACGGCCTCGACCCCGACGAAGTGGTGTTCATCAGCGCCGAGGAGGAGCGCGGCCTCGACGCCCTCAGGGAGAAAATCTGGGAGGCACTCGGGATGATCCGCGTCTACATGGACAAGCCGGGCCGTGGCGTCGACTACGACGAACCGCTCGTCTTGCGCGAGGGGAAAAACACCGTCGACGACGCCCTGACCAAACTCGGGGGGACGCTCGACGAGCGGTTCCGCTTCGCCCGCGTCACCGGCCCCAGCGCGAAACACGACGAACAGCAGGTCGGTCGCGACCACGAACTGCAGGACGAGGACGTGATGCGCGTCGTCGCCCGGCGATAGTGCCCGACCGCTCGCCGCTGCTGGTCGTCGTAGCGCTCCTCGTCGTCCCGTGGTCGGTCCAGACGTTCGCGGGCGCTCGCCCGCCAGGATTCGTCTTCCCGTGGGGGCTGGTCAACTTCGATCCGTTCTCGGTCACGTTCATCTGGGACTTCCTCTTCCGGTATACGATGGGCCTTCCCGACTACATCCTCGCTTGGCCGCTCTCGGTGGGGTGTTATCTCCTCGCGCTCGCGAGCGCGGCCGGTGGCGCCGCCGTCGGCCGCGAGGATCCGCGCCTGACCGCCGGCCTCCTCGCGGCCGCTGGCGTGGCGCAGTTGACCCTCGCCCGCGGCTTTTCGTTCCAGCCCGGCCGGGCCGGCTGGCCGCTCGGGACGCTCGCCTGCTGGCTCGTCGCGTGGTGGGTGTACCGACGGCGCGACGCGTGAGCCGCGGTCCGCCTACTCCGCGACGCGGACGACCTGTTTGCCGACGTTGTCGCCCGAGAAGAGACCGAGGAACGCGTCGGGCGCGTTCTCGAGGCCATCGACAACCGTCTCGCGGTGGTCGAGTTCGCCAGACGCCACCCACGTTTCGAGTTGTTCGCGCGCCGCGTCGAAGCGCGTCGCGTAGTCGCTGACGAGGAGCCCCTCGACTTTCGCCCGCGACGCGATGAGCAGCGGGAGCGTCCGCGGTCCAGTCGGAACGCGCTCGTCGTTGTAGTGGGCGATCTGTCCGCAGACGGCGACGCGGGCGTCGACGTTCAGTTTCGTGAACACCGCGTCCGTGATCGGACCGCCGACGTTGTCGAAGTAGACGTCGACGCCGCCCGGCGCGGCGTCGTCGAGCGCCGTGCGGTAGTCGTCGGTCGCCTTGTAGTTGATCGCGGCGTCGAAGCCGAGGCCGTCGGCGAGCCACGCCGTCTTCTCATCCGTGCCGGCGAACCCGACGACGCGACAGCCGTTCAGTTTCGCAATCTGCCCTACCGTCGAGCCGACGGCGCCGGCCGCCCCCGAGACGACGACGGTGTCGCCGGGGCGGGGGTCGCCAACGTCGAGGAGGCCGAAGTAGGCCGTCCGGCCCGGCATGCCGAGGACGCCCAGATACGCGGGGAGGGCCGCCACGTCGGGGTCCACGGGGGTCGCGTCGTCGGCGTCGAGGACGCTGTACTCGCTCCACGTGCCACGGCCGGCCACGAGGTCACCGACCTCGTACCCGTCGTGCTCGCTCTCGACGACTTCGCCGACCACCCCGCCCTCGAGGGGGTCGCCGACCGCCCACGGCTCGGCGTAGGACTCGCCCGCCCGCATCCGACCCCGCATGTAGGGATCGACGGAGAGGTACCGAACGCGCACGAGGAGTTCGCCGAACCGCGGCGTCGGCCGGTCGACCTCGCGCAGGTCGAAGCTGTCGAGGGTCGGTTCGCCTTCCGGTCGCTCGGCGAAGTGCCAGGCTCGCATACGCGCCGTTCGGCGCCGGCACGGAGGTACCTTCCGACTCGACGCCCCGTGGACCGGACGTTGAAATAGGTCGGCCGGATATGGAACGTATGACGAAATACTCGACCGGCTCGGACCGAGGAGGCGGCGACGGCGACGCCTGCGAGCTCTGTGGCCGCGAGACGGCGAACCTCGAGCGCGCCACCGTCGCGGGCGCGAGCCTGCTCGTCTGTTCGGACTGTGCCCCCCACGGTGACACCGGCGGGCGCGGCGGCGGTGGGGGCGAGGGGGCCAGCGGCGGGTCGGGTTCGCGGACCGACGCCGACGAGCCCAACCGTCGCAAACGCGCCGCCCGGAACACCGCCCGCATCTACGACGCGTCCCGGGGCAACACGAAACGCTGGGAGCGGGAGGGGACCGACTACGAGGAGGACCGCCTCCCCTATCTCGTCTCCGGCTACGGTGACCGCGTCGAGGCGGCGCGACAGGGCGCCGGGCTGACGGTCGAGGAACTCGCCACGGACCTGGAGGCCGACGCCGACGATGTGCTCGCGCTCGAACAGGGGCGAGCCACCCGTGCCGGCGTCGGCGGCTCGCTCGTCCGCGCCGTCGAGAAGCGCCTCGGCGTCGAACTCGTGGACGAGTAGCGCCGGCTGGGGGGAGTCACCGCCCCAGTGACGAACGGCTCGACACGGGGCGACCGGCTGAAGAGGGAACGATTTTACTCACCCGGCACCCGACTGGCGGCCATGCAGACACGAGCCCCCGCCGAACCCGACGTTCGGGAGTTCGAAGCGACGGTCGAACGCGTCGACGACGCCGCAGACGGCCCCGCGGTCGTTCTCGACGAGACGTACTTCTACGCCGAGAGCGGCGGCCAGCCGGCCGATAGAGGATCGCTCGCTGGTGTCCCCGTCGCGGACGTACAGAAGGCTGCCGACGGCGTCGTCCACTACCTCGCCGAGGACGCCACACTCGCCCCCGGCGACGACGTCGTCGGCGTGGTCGACGACGAATTTCGTACGTACTGCACCCGCGCCCACACGGCGAGCCACCTGCTCTACGGCGCGGGGCGTCGCGTACTCGACGACCTGGGGTACGGGGGCTTCGGCATCGACGCCGAGAAGGTCCGCGTCGACTTCGCCACCTCGACCGACATCGACGACGCGACCCTGGTCGAACTCGAGCGCCTCACCAACCGTGCCGTGTGGGACTCCCGCCCCGTCTCGTGGGCGGAGGTGCCCGTCGACGAGGCGCGCGCACGCGACGACGTGGCGTTCAACACGAAGACCGAGGAGGGCGTGATGGACGGCGCCGACACCGTCCGCCTCGTCGACATCGAGGGGTGGGACGTGGCGGCCTGTGGTGGCACGCACGTCTCGAATACGCGGGTGGTCGGGCCGGTCGAGGTGCTGGAGCGGTCCAACCCCGGCGAGGGACTGACACGCGTCGAGTTCGCGGTGGGGCCGCCGGCCATCGACCGCCGGGCGACGGTTCGGGACGCCGCCCTCGACGCCGCACGGGCCCTCGGGACGGGCGTCGACGCCCTCGACGGGGCCGTCGCGTCTCTGCGGGCCGAACGCGACGACTTGGCGGCCGAGGTGCAGGCGTACAAATCCGAGGTGCTAGGGGCACGTCTCGACGACCTTCCGACGACCGAGCGCGACGGGAAGGTCTGGCGGGTCGGGACCGTCGCGGACTTCGGCCCCAACGAGGTGGGCGAGGCCGTACAGGACCGCGCTGGCGACGACGCGGACGTCATCGCCGTCGTCGGCGAGGAGTCGGCGCCCTACGTGGTCGTGGCGACGGTGGGCGGCGTGGACGCGGGTGACCTCGTTTCCGACCTGACCGACGAGTTCGGCGGGGGCGGTGGTGGCGGACCGACGTTCGCTCAGGGCGGCGGCCTCGACGCGGCGCCGGAGGCGGTCGTCGCGGCCCTGCGGGAGGCCTAGCGGCGCACGAACCGGGCGGCGAAGAGGAGCGTCGCGAGGACGGCGAGGACCGCCCCGAATCCGGGACTGGTTCCGGTCGTCGTCGTCGCCGTCGGGGTGGGCGTCGCGGTGGGGGATGGCGTCGGCGTCGCCGTGTCGCCGTCGGCGCTGATCGCCTCGACCGACACCTCGTTCGACCGGACGCCGTTCCGCGTCACGTAGAGGGTGTGGTCGCCGGGGTCGTCGATCCGCACGGCGGCCTCGCCCTCGCCGTCGGTGGTCCCGGCGCGTTCACCGTCCAGGTAGATCGTCGCGTCCGTCGAGGGCTCACCGTACGCGTTGGTGGCGGTGATGACGAGTCGCTCGCCGGCCACGATGCGTTCGTTGGCGGCGGCGAGCGTGATCGACGGCGTGCGCGAGAGGTCGACCGAGACGGTGGTCGCCTCCTCCCCGACCGTCAGGTCGCGTTCGACGGTCCGGTAGCCGTCGCGAGTCACGCGGAGAGTGGTCTCCGTGTTGACCGGGGCGGTCACGCTGGCGTTGCCGCCGCGATCCGTTCGGCTCCCGCCGACGCCGACGAGGGTGACGTTCGCCCCCGCGACGGGACGTGCGGGGTCGAAGTGCGGGTCGACGACCCGGACATCGACGGCCGTCGATCCGCGCCGGAGGGCGACGCGGTTCGTGATCTCGCCGTCGATGTCGAGCGACTTTCGCCGCGTGTAGTAGCCGGCCTTGCTGACGGTGATCGAGTACGACCCCGCCTGGAGGACGCCGGACTCGAAGACGCCGTTCGGGCCGGTCGTTCCCGTCTCCACGTCTAGGCCTCCCCGTTCGATGAGGACCGACGCGTTGGCGACGGGACCGTCGTCGTCGCTCACTTCGAGACGGACCGAGCTCTTACGGAACACGTCGACGGTGACATCGTCTTCGGTCGCCTCGGCGATTCGGTAGGGGCTGTTGCGGACGTACCGCGGGTGGGTCACGGCGATGGACACCGAGGCGCCCGCGGGCACGTCGACGAACGCCTTGCCGTTCGCGGCCGTCGTCGCCGTCGTCGATCCGCCGTCCCACGTCACGTCGAGGTCGGCGTCCGATATCGGATTCCCGGCTTGATCGCGGACGGTGACGGTGAGGGTGACCGTCTCGCCGTTCGACTGGGCGACGGCGACGCTCGCCGGAGCGACGAGGGACAGCACGAGGACCACACACAGGACCGCAGGAAGCCGTGACATGGCCGCATATACGTCGGCGTGCTGTAAATACCCGGTGGCACGGCGTCGCCGATCCGGCCGACCGAAGCCCACATTATCGGCGACAGCATATCAACGGCCGTGACTCCGGAGCCCAACGAGTACGGCGCGGTCGTGTACGACCTCGACGGGACGCTCGTCCGCCTCGCGGTCGACTGGGACGCCGCCGCCAGCGACGCGGTGGCTGCCTTCGCCGACGCGGGCGTCGACGCCGCCGACGCCGACCTCTGGTCGCTGTTCGAGACGGCGCCGGAGTACGGCCTCGGGGCGGAGTTGGAGGCGATTCTCGCCGATCACGAGCGCCGTGGGGCCGAGGACGCGACACGCCTCCCGCACGCCGACCGCGTTCCGGAGTGGCCCGTCCCCGTCGGCGTCTGCTCGCTCAACGCCGAGTCGGCCTGTCGGCTGGCCCTCGATCGGCACGACCTGTTGGGGCACGTCGACGCCGTGGTCGGCCGGGACTCTGTGGCGACACACAAACCCGACCCCGAACCCCTGCTGACGACCATCGACCGCCTCGGCGCCGACCCGTCGTCGTCGTTGTTCGTCGGCGACTCCGAGCGCGACGCCGTGACCGCGGAGCGAGCGGGCGTCGCCTTCGAGTGGGTGGACGGCTGATAGTGTTTCTCGTAACTGTGTGCCGGTAGCTCGCCGACCCGTTCCGGCGGGCCACCGGTACTGACTGACGATAACACTATGAGCGAGTCCGCGATCCGTCGTGACGGTGTGTCGTAGCCCGTCCGAGGGCGCCCCGGTTACGCGTGGCCGTCGCTCGCGCCGGCGACCCACGCACTTTTTATCACCCGGGGTTGTAGGCCCATGTACCAACGACCCGCGGGCAAATGCGGAAAGCGGCCGCATGCGGGGACCAGCGACCGACGTGCTGCAAGACGCCGGGGCCGGTGGCCCCCAGACGGGATTTGCGTGAGCACCCCTGCCACAGTTGTGGCGTTTCAATGCTCGGATAAACCATGGAAATCGAAATCGCAACAATCGGCGGCTACGAGGAAGTCGGACGGCAGATGACTGCTGTCCGGGCCGGGAGCGACGTCGTCATCTTCGATATGGGTCTGAACCTGTCGCAGGTCCTGATCCACGACAACGTCGAAACCGAACAGATGCACAGTCTCGACCTGATCGACATGGGTGCCATCCCCGACGACCGGGTGATGAGCGACCTCGAAGGGGACGTACAGGCGATCGTCCCGACCCACGGTCACCTCGACCACATCGGCGCCATCTCGAAACTCGCCCACCGCTACGACGCGCCCGTCGTCGCGACGCCCTTTACGATCGAACTGGTGAAACAGCAGGTCCAGAGCGAGGACAAGTTCAACGTCGGCAACGACCTGGTGAAGATGGACGCGGGATCGACGATGTCCATCGGCGACTCGGGCAACGTCGAACTCGAGTTCGTCAACGTCACCCACTCGATCATCGACGCGATCAACCCCGTTCTCCACACGCCCGAAGGCGCCATCGTCTACGGGCTGGACAAGCGGATGGACCACTCGCCGGTCATCGGCGACCCCATCGACATGGACCGGTTCCGCGAGATCGGTCGTGAGGGCGCCGGCGTCCTCTGTTACATCGAGGACTGTACGAACGCGGGTCGGAAGGGCCGCACCCCCAGCGAGTCCGTCGCGCGCAAACACCTGCGCGATACGATGTACGCCATCGAGGACTACGACGGCGGCATCGTGGCCACTACGTTCAGTTCCCACATCGCCCGCGTCACTAGCCTCGTCGAGTTCGCGGAGGACATCGGGCGCCAGCCCGTCCTGCTCGGCCGATCGATGGAGAAGTACTCGGGCACCGCCGAGCGCCTGAACTTCGTCGACTTCCCGGATGACCTCGGGATGTACGGCCACCGCAAATCCGTCGACCGGACGTTCAAGCGGATCATGAAAGAGGGCAAGGAGAACTACCTCCCCATCGTCACGGGCCACCAGGGCGAACCGCGCGCGATGCTGACGCGGATGGGTCGCGGCGAGACGCCGTACGAACTGGAGAACGGCGACAAGGTGCTGTTCTCGGCGCGCGTGATTCCGGAACCGACGAACGAGGGCCAGCGCTACCAGTCCGAGCGCCTCCTCGGGATGCAGGGCGCCCGCATCTACGACGACATTCACGTCTCCGGCCACCTGCGCAACGAAGGTCACTACGAGATGCTGGACGCGCTTCAGCCCCAGCACGTCATCCCGGCCCACCAGGACCTCGAAGGGTTCGCACCCTACGTCGACCTGGCCGAGGGGCAGGGCTACGCCCTGGGCCGTGACCTCCACGTCACGCGCAACGGCAACATGATTCAGCTGGTGGAATGACGACCGATTCGACGGAAGAGCAGGTGCTCGCGGCGGTCCGCGAGCGCCGCGAGCGGGTCAACGCGGCCATCGACGAGGACCTCCCCCTCGTGGCGCCGGAACGGCTCTGGGAGGCGTCGCGCTACCTGCTGAAAGCGGGTGGCAAGCGCCTCCGACCGACCGTCTCCCTGTTGGCCGCCGAGGCCATCGCGGACGTACCGCCGCTCTCCGTCGACTATCGCCAGTTCCCCGCCCTCGACGGCGACGAGGTGGACGTGATGGCCGGGGCGTTGAGTCTCGAAGTCATCCAGTCGTTTACCCTCATCCACGA contains these protein-coding regions:
- a CDS encoding cbb3-type cytochrome c oxidase subunit I, producing the protein MGLFLVIIAAWLARIEDWRSYTPLGSGGAAGESGYVSREKPAGISRWLTTVDHKDIGMLYGLYGVIAFVVGGLMIMLMRIELLDPGMTLLSNTFYNSLLTSHGITMLFLFGTPIIAAFANYLVPLLIDADDMAFPRINAIAFWLLPPGALLIWAGFFPLGDIIPAQTAWTLYTPLSTGAGAGNQANAGVDLMILGLHLTGVSATMGSINFIATILTERAEEVTWANLDIFSWTILTQSGLILFAFPLLGSALIMLLLDRNLGTSFFAIEAGGTMLWQHLFWFFGHPEVYILVLPPMGIVSYVLPRFSGRRLFGFKFVVYSTLAIGVLSFGVWAHHMFATGMDPRLRASFMAVSMAIAIPSAVKTFNWITTMWNGKLRLTTPMLFCIGFVSNFIIGGVTGVFLASIPVDLVLHDTYYVVGHFHYVVMGAIAFAGFAGLYYWFPLVSGRMYQRRLGKAHFWLWMFGSNITFLAMIVLGYGGMPRRYATYLPQFATFHQVATLGAVLMFVGGLIWTYNFVVSWLEGPKVQDGDPWDLREENVYTNEWQWFENKQETALADGGDEQEDLATDGGEPTDD
- a CDS encoding DUF6684 family protein translates to MAINVFDRDTLLDLTVNFVPLFILLFFFVGYVVYNPFGVDLGGRILQVALLLAPFVLLAILTYLSGKAIATAEKTAPVYLPGGATVDGAEPIEDEHEE
- a CDS encoding DUF7541 family protein, which codes for MDDQPGLSDQYRMASPWPIFVAFGIPVAELGILFDVFVVAVGGLLLFCGSLTGMIRESGYAKTAWRPLVAFAGLLFVVGGVLAFTEVNLVTRGYAIITAGALLAVAGIAGELFVPKRETI
- a CDS encoding VNG_1110C family protein; this translates as MSGPERLRDSTQIVVPCESLDGIRGDIESEFAVSVFTTGEGMCRIVGSPVEIKDVGQFLARHGVNVA
- a CDS encoding OBG GTPase family GTP-binding protein, with amino-acid sequence MGLEEEIEDLREEITNTPYNKSTEQHIGRLKAKLAEKKEKLERQASSGGGQGYAVEKTGDATVGLVGFPSVGKSTLLNALTNAESEVGEYEFTTLNVNPGMLKYNGANIQMLDVPGLIEGAAGGRGGGQEVLSVVRTTDLVVFMLSVFEIQQYDRLREELYANKVRLDTSPPNLSISKTGKGGLRVTTTDDVALDEGTIKSVLREHGYVNADVTVRGDCTIDELIDGIQDNRVYLPSIVAVNKADLIDKDYLPTVEENLRDHGLDPDEVVFISAEEERGLDALREKIWEALGMIRVYMDKPGRGVDYDEPLVLREGKNTVDDALTKLGGTLDERFRFARVTGPSAKHDEQQVGRDHELQDEDVMRVVARR
- a CDS encoding TIGR04206 family protein — its product is MVPDRSPLLVVVALLVVPWSVQTFAGARPPGFVFPWGLVNFDPFSVTFIWDFLFRYTMGLPDYILAWPLSVGCYLLALASAAGGAAVGREDPRLTAGLLAAAGVAQLTLARGFSFQPGRAGWPLGTLACWLVAWWVYRRRDA
- a CDS encoding NADP-dependent oxidoreductase, with product MRAWHFAERPEGEPTLDSFDLREVDRPTPRFGELLVRVRYLSVDPYMRGRMRAGESYAEPWAVGDPLEGGVVGEVVESEHDGYEVGDLVAGRGTWSEYSVLDADDATPVDPDVAALPAYLGVLGMPGRTAYFGLLDVGDPRPGDTVVVSGAAGAVGSTVGQIAKLNGCRVVGFAGTDEKTAWLADGLGFDAAINYKATDDYRTALDDAAPGGVDVYFDNVGGPITDAVFTKLNVDARVAVCGQIAHYNDERVPTGPRTLPLLIASRAKVEGLLVSDYATRFDAAREQLETWVASGELDHRETVVDGLENAPDAFLGLFSGDNVGKQVVRVAE
- a CDS encoding helix-turn-helix domain-containing protein, whose protein sequence is MTKYSTGSDRGGGDGDACELCGRETANLERATVAGASLLVCSDCAPHGDTGGRGGGGGEGASGGSGSRTDADEPNRRKRAARNTARIYDASRGNTKRWEREGTDYEEDRLPYLVSGYGDRVEAARQGAGLTVEELATDLEADADDVLALEQGRATRAGVGGSLVRAVEKRLGVELVDE
- a CDS encoding serine-tRNA(Ala) deacylase AlaX; this translates as MQTRAPAEPDVREFEATVERVDDAADGPAVVLDETYFYAESGGQPADRGSLAGVPVADVQKAADGVVHYLAEDATLAPGDDVVGVVDDEFRTYCTRAHTASHLLYGAGRRVLDDLGYGGFGIDAEKVRVDFATSTDIDDATLVELERLTNRAVWDSRPVSWAEVPVDEARARDDVAFNTKTEEGVMDGADTVRLVDIEGWDVAACGGTHVSNTRVVGPVEVLERSNPGEGLTRVEFAVGPPAIDRRATVRDAALDAARALGTGVDALDGAVASLRAERDDLAAEVQAYKSEVLGARLDDLPTTERDGKVWRVGTVADFGPNEVGEAVQDRAGDDADVIAVVGEESAPYVVVATVGGVDAGDLVSDLTDEFGGGGGGGPTFAQGGGLDAAPEAVVAALREA
- a CDS encoding carboxypeptidase regulatory-like domain-containing protein, which codes for MSRLPAVLCVVLVLSLVAPASVAVAQSNGETVTLTVTVRDQAGNPISDADLDVTWDGGSTTATTAANGKAFVDVPAGASVSIAVTHPRYVRNSPYRIAEATEDDVTVDVFRKSSVRLEVSDDDGPVANASVLIERGGLDVETGTTGPNGVFESGVLQAGSYSITVSKAGYYTRRKSLDIDGEITNRVALRRGSTAVDVRVVDPHFDPARPVAGANVTLVGVGGSRTDRGGNASVTAPVNTETTLRVTRDGYRTVERDLTVGEEATTVSVDLSRTPSITLAAANERIVAGERLVITATNAYGEPSTDATIYLDGERAGTTDGEGEAAVRIDDPGDHTLYVTRNGVRSNEVSVEAISADGDTATPTPSPTATPTPTATTTTGTSPGFGAVLAVLATLLFAARFVRR
- a CDS encoding HAD family hydrolase, with the translated sequence MTPEPNEYGAVVYDLDGTLVRLAVDWDAAASDAVAAFADAGVDAADADLWSLFETAPEYGLGAELEAILADHERRGAEDATRLPHADRVPEWPVPVGVCSLNAESACRLALDRHDLLGHVDAVVGRDSVATHKPDPEPLLTTIDRLGADPSSSLFVGDSERDAVTAERAGVAFEWVDG
- a CDS encoding ribonuclease J — protein: MEIEIATIGGYEEVGRQMTAVRAGSDVVIFDMGLNLSQVLIHDNVETEQMHSLDLIDMGAIPDDRVMSDLEGDVQAIVPTHGHLDHIGAISKLAHRYDAPVVATPFTIELVKQQVQSEDKFNVGNDLVKMDAGSTMSIGDSGNVELEFVNVTHSIIDAINPVLHTPEGAIVYGLDKRMDHSPVIGDPIDMDRFREIGREGAGVLCYIEDCTNAGRKGRTPSESVARKHLRDTMYAIEDYDGGIVATTFSSHIARVTSLVEFAEDIGRQPVLLGRSMEKYSGTAERLNFVDFPDDLGMYGHRKSVDRTFKRIMKEGKENYLPIVTGHQGEPRAMLTRMGRGETPYELENGDKVLFSARVIPEPTNEGQRYQSERLLGMQGARIYDDIHVSGHLRNEGHYEMLDALQPQHVIPAHQDLEGFAPYVDLAEGQGYALGRDLHVTRNGNMIQLVE